The Streptomyces sp. NBC_01353 genome contains a region encoding:
- the eda gene encoding bifunctional 4-hydroxy-2-oxoglutarate aldolase/2-dehydro-3-deoxy-phosphogluconate aldolase, with translation MTSALPSVLDLAPVVPVVVMEDAADAVPLARALVAGGLPAIEVTLRTPAALDAISAIAAEVPDAVVGAGTVISAAGVADAVAAGSRFLVSPGWTESLLDAMTSSGVPFLPGVSTTSEVVALLERGVREMKFFPAEAAGGVPYLKSLSGPLPQARFCPTGGVSLASAPAYLALPNVGCVGGTWMLPADALAARDWARVESLAREAAALRAH, from the coding sequence CCCTCCGTCCTCGACCTCGCCCCCGTCGTCCCGGTCGTCGTCATGGAGGACGCCGCCGACGCCGTACCTCTCGCCCGCGCCCTCGTCGCGGGCGGACTGCCCGCGATCGAGGTGACCCTGCGGACCCCGGCGGCGCTCGACGCCATCAGCGCGATCGCCGCCGAGGTCCCCGACGCGGTCGTCGGCGCCGGCACCGTCATCTCGGCGGCCGGGGTCGCGGACGCGGTCGCGGCCGGTTCACGCTTCCTGGTGAGCCCCGGCTGGACGGAGAGCCTGCTGGACGCCATGACGTCCTCGGGCGTGCCGTTCCTGCCGGGCGTCTCCACCACCTCGGAGGTCGTGGCGCTCCTGGAGCGCGGGGTGCGCGAGATGAAGTTCTTCCCCGCCGAGGCGGCGGGCGGCGTCCCGTATCTGAAGTCGCTCTCCGGCCCGCTCCCCCAGGCCCGGTTCTGCCCGACCGGCGGCGTCTCCCTGGCCTCCGCCCCCGCCTACCTCGCGCTGCCGAACGTCGGCTGCGTCGGCGGTACATGGATGCTGCCCGCCGACGCCCTCGCGGCCCGCGACTGGGCGCGGGTCGAATCGCTGGCGCGCGAGGCGGCGGCGCTGCGGGCTCACTGA
- a CDS encoding GNAT family N-acetyltransferase → MSWHITDDVDAFRAAAHEHFAADPARNTVLLTLSEGARRRPVESARYGWWTEADGRVTGAFLFTLPHEPALGPMPAAAARALVHALPDAAEVTGVRGEEETAEVFARELCGGDRAWTTTRRMRLYRLGTLTPPDPAPPGRPRTAAAADIPLAVSWMRDFARDIGEDADVDHTPNIEPRVAEGRLHFWETGEGPVSMASISPIVAGQARVSPVYTPAELRGRGYAGAVTGAVSRAALDAGAEQVLLFTDLANPTSNALYQRLGYRPVTDHVGLTLS, encoded by the coding sequence ATGAGCTGGCACATCACCGACGACGTCGACGCCTTCCGCGCTGCGGCCCACGAGCACTTCGCCGCCGATCCCGCGCGGAACACCGTGCTGCTCACCCTCAGCGAGGGCGCCCGGCGGCGGCCCGTCGAGTCCGCGCGGTACGGCTGGTGGACCGAGGCGGACGGCCGGGTGACCGGTGCCTTCCTGTTCACGCTGCCCCACGAGCCGGCGCTCGGACCGATGCCCGCGGCGGCGGCCCGCGCCCTCGTCCACGCACTGCCGGACGCGGCCGAGGTGACCGGCGTGCGCGGCGAGGAGGAGACGGCGGAGGTCTTCGCCCGGGAGCTGTGCGGCGGGGACCGCGCGTGGACGACCACGCGCCGGATGCGGCTCTACCGGCTCGGCACGCTCACCCCGCCGGATCCCGCGCCGCCGGGACGGCCGCGGACGGCGGCCGCCGCCGACATTCCGCTCGCCGTGTCATGGATGCGTGACTTCGCCCGGGACATCGGGGAGGACGCCGACGTCGACCACACCCCGAACATCGAGCCCCGTGTCGCCGAAGGCCGCCTCCACTTCTGGGAGACCGGCGAGGGCCCGGTGTCGATGGCGAGCATCTCGCCGATCGTGGCGGGCCAGGCCCGGGTCTCACCGGTGTACACACCGGCCGAGCTCCGCGGTCGCGGCTACGCGGGAGCCGTCACCGGTGCGGTCAGCCGGGCCGCCCTGGACGCGGGCGCGGAGCAGGTCCTGCTCTTCACGGACCTCGCCAACCCCACCAGCAACGCCTTGTACCAGCGGCTCGGGTACCGCCCCGTGACCGACCACGTCGGCCTGACGCTCTCCTGA
- a CDS encoding bifunctional RNase H/acid phosphatase, with the protein MTEVVVEADGGSRGNPGPAGYGAVVLDPVTGETLAERAEYIGVATNNVAEYKGLVAGLKAARELFPDAKVHVRMDSKLVVEQMSGRWKIKHPDMKPLAAEAARVFPARQVRYEWIPREKNKHADRLANEAMDAGKRGKQWEPSASSAALDTSAARNAVTAASGPPPLPAAWEGPPGDATAGAARARAALAGTAAGTRTGSGTRSDAGVPTDDGLFAADETIAAQARASLAAAATAERESAESGDFEAEAGVLGHEPKPAVSGAEGAARTGGAAAPGWGAPDMGAPATFVLLRHGETALTPEKRFSGSGGTDPELSAAGMRQAEAVAAALAARGTIQEIVSSPLKRCRQTAETVAARLGLDVRIEDGLRETDFGAWEGLTFAEVRERYGDDLDAWLASPKAVPTGGGESFATVARRVSATRDRLTAAYGGRTVLLVTHVTPIKTLVRLALGAPPESLFRMELSAASLSAVAYYADGNASVRLLNDTSHLR; encoded by the coding sequence ATCACGGAAGTCGTCGTCGAGGCCGACGGAGGCTCCCGGGGGAACCCGGGGCCGGCCGGGTACGGGGCGGTCGTCCTGGACCCGGTGACCGGCGAGACGCTCGCGGAGCGAGCCGAGTACATCGGCGTCGCGACGAACAACGTCGCCGAGTACAAGGGCCTGGTGGCCGGTCTGAAGGCGGCGCGTGAGCTGTTCCCGGACGCCAAGGTGCACGTCCGGATGGACTCCAAGCTGGTCGTCGAGCAGATGTCCGGCCGCTGGAAGATCAAGCACCCGGACATGAAGCCGCTGGCGGCGGAGGCGGCACGGGTCTTCCCCGCGCGCCAGGTCCGCTACGAGTGGATCCCGCGCGAGAAGAACAAGCACGCGGACCGCCTCGCCAACGAGGCGATGGACGCGGGCAAGCGGGGCAAGCAGTGGGAGCCTTCGGCCTCCTCGGCCGCCCTGGACACGTCGGCGGCGCGCAACGCGGTGACCGCGGCCTCGGGCCCTCCCCCACTGCCTGCGGCGTGGGAGGGACCCCCAGGCGACGCGACGGCGGGGGCGGCCCGCGCGCGGGCCGCGCTCGCGGGTACGGCCGCCGGTACGCGTACGGGCTCCGGTACGCGTTCGGATGCGGGTGTCCCGACCGACGACGGCCTCTTCGCCGCCGACGAGACCATCGCGGCCCAGGCCCGCGCCTCGCTGGCGGCGGCCGCCACGGCCGAGCGTGAGTCCGCGGAGAGCGGCGACTTCGAGGCCGAGGCGGGTGTCCTCGGCCACGAGCCCAAGCCTGCCGTGTCCGGTGCCGAGGGTGCCGCCCGCACCGGCGGTGCCGCCGCGCCCGGTTGGGGGGCGCCCGACATGGGGGCTCCCGCCACCTTCGTGCTGCTCCGGCACGGGGAGACCGCGCTCACGCCCGAGAAGCGGTTCTCGGGGAGCGGGGGCACCGACCCCGAGCTGTCCGCCGCCGGGATGCGGCAGGCCGAGGCCGTCGCCGCCGCGCTCGCCGCGCGCGGGACGATCCAGGAGATCGTCAGCTCGCCGCTCAAGCGCTGCCGCCAGACCGCGGAGACCGTCGCCGCCCGCCTGGGCCTCGACGTGCGCATCGAGGACGGGCTGCGCGAGACCGACTTCGGTGCCTGGGAGGGGCTGACCTTCGCCGAGGTACGGGAGCGGTACGGCGACGACCTCGACGCCTGGCTCGCCTCGCCCAAGGCCGTCCCGACCGGCGGCGGTGAGAGCTTCGCGACCGTCGCCCGTCGCGTCTCCGCGACCCGGGACCGGCTGACCGCCGCGTACGGCGGCCGTACGGTCCTCCTCGTCACGCACGTCACGCCCATCAAGACCCTCGTGCGGCTGGCCCTCGGCGCCCCGCCCGAGTCGCTGTTCCGGATGGAGCTCTCGGCGGCCTCGCTGTCGGCGGTCGCGTACTACGCGGACGGCAACGCCTCCGTACGACTCCTGAACGACACCTCGCACCTGAGGTGA